One Candidatus Peregrinibacteria bacterium DNA segment encodes these proteins:
- a CDS encoding L,D-transpeptidase: MKLQRPILTVLFSSAFFIGTLSIGLMNHATLSASIFRGGETEEVSTGLEMEMKDAPEKTGEWTYCDYQTPELPQYNVELESLSVSQDVPQGGVLAVDMIFKNTGDTRLFSWNSGCVNVPMLSVGTQKQQDRISLFSAPESALAGWTSGTRIAMDDPYADPGQSFHVRFESIAPAKDDIYREFFQPVVEGQAWIGEIFAVDIPVGTPTESMKANLNFVVDESLAVSELEGLERNLLIDLSDQMMRARFGEKTVWSMQISSGAWDTPTPTGNYEILTKQELRIGAKWPHYRMPYFQLWDWRGYGIHALPYLANDGGTFWSEAWNHIGIPVSHGCIRTLPDDAVKMYEFTEIGTPLTVQR, from the coding sequence ATGAAACTCCAACGTCCTATTCTGACCGTCCTCTTTTCCTCCGCTTTCTTTATAGGGACGCTCAGCATCGGGCTGATGAATCACGCCACGTTGAGTGCCTCTATTTTTCGTGGAGGAGAGACCGAGGAAGTGAGCACGGGGCTTGAGATGGAAATGAAAGATGCTCCTGAAAAAACAGGGGAATGGACTTATTGTGACTATCAAACTCCTGAACTCCCTCAATACAATGTGGAACTTGAATCGCTTTCGGTGAGCCAAGATGTGCCTCAAGGTGGCGTGCTGGCCGTGGACATGATATTTAAAAACACCGGAGACACTCGTCTTTTCTCTTGGAACAGCGGCTGCGTCAACGTGCCTATGCTCAGTGTGGGCACCCAAAAGCAACAAGATCGCATCAGCTTGTTTTCAGCACCTGAATCGGCTTTGGCCGGCTGGACCAGTGGCACTCGCATTGCCATGGACGACCCCTATGCCGATCCCGGGCAAAGTTTTCATGTGCGTTTTGAAAGCATTGCTCCCGCCAAGGACGATATTTATCGTGAATTTTTTCAACCCGTCGTGGAAGGTCAGGCTTGGATTGGAGAAATTTTTGCCGTGGACATTCCCGTGGGAACCCCGACTGAAAGCATGAAGGCCAATCTCAACTTTGTGGTGGATGAATCTTTGGCGGTTTCTGAATTGGAAGGTTTGGAACGCAACTTGCTCATCGACCTTTCCGACCAAATGATGCGTGCTCGCTTTGGAGAAAAAACCGTGTGGAGCATGCAAATTTCTTCCGGGGCTTGGGACACGCCCACCCCCACCGGCAATTATGAAATTTTGACCAAGCAAGAACTGCGCATTGGGGCTAAATGGCCTCACTATCGCATGCCTTATTTTCAACTGTGGGATTGGCGCGGTTATGGAATCCATGCCCTGCCTTACTTGGCCAATGATGGGGGAACCTTTTGGTCCGAAGCGTGGAATCACATTGGAATTCCGGTGAGTCACGGATGCATTCGCACCTTGCCTGACGATGCCGTGAAGATGTACGAGTTCACAGAAATTGGGACGCCTTTAACAGTACAGCGGTAG
- the nrdR gene encoding transcriptional repressor NrdR: MICPKCKHKSTSVVDSREANEGRSIRRRRECEKCEHRFTTFEKVETANFIVIKKDGSRESYDRDKVERGVWRACEKRPVTQERISHMIDGLEEVWSASGKEVPGDIIGRDVMHALKMIDEVSYIRFASVYRQFKDVESFKQELQKLLER; encoded by the coding sequence ATGATTTGTCCTAAATGCAAACACAAAAGCACTTCTGTAGTGGACTCTCGTGAAGCCAACGAGGGTCGATCCATTCGAAGGCGCCGAGAATGTGAAAAATGCGAACATCGCTTCACCACCTTTGAAAAAGTGGAGACGGCGAATTTTATTGTGATTAAAAAGGATGGATCACGTGAAAGTTATGACCGCGATAAAGTGGAGCGCGGCGTGTGGCGAGCGTGTGAAAAACGCCCCGTGACGCAAGAGCGCATTTCGCATATGATCGATGGCCTGGAAGAGGTGTGGAGCGCCAGCGGAAAGGAGGTGCCGGGCGACATCATTGGGCGCGATGTGATGCATGCCCTTAAAATGATTGATGAGGTTTCTTACATTCGATTTGCCTCCGTTTACAGGCAATTCAAAGACGTGGAGAGCTTTAAGCAGGAACTGCAAAAACTGTTGGAGCGCTAG
- a CDS encoding PrsW family intramembrane metalloprotease, with protein MGFTQEELIQIAIMVGLAALPALIWSYVIFKGRRTSRGPLLLAFFLGTLTVVPLILLYDYLWVWFPDLDVYRVISENIGEAHIAALITLLVVGILEEWVKSGVVRTIDKTKIGIQTINDAVKYSILAGLGFAFTENIFYFYGIWQASGNVGEFLFPVIFRSIFTVCGHMVFSGIFGYFYGIAKFAKPILETNLYLGEKNRSIYILSKILGTDEASAFKQWTQLKGLLIAMAIHTAFNFALEFSQFLPVILIVGLGFAYLLYLLAHKAGNIVFSASGSSASMAKRDVDVVLELLGMWSREGRHKDVVDICQRLLMRDPDNKVVQLFQAKAMDKQKLDNLENSFSSLFKTQDAQMEDTSMRALIKQKVLIEMLKEKQAPQSTPAVTPLPPPPSNGPKIPTIPKPR; from the coding sequence ATGGGTTTCACACAAGAGGAGCTGATCCAAATCGCCATCATGGTCGGCCTCGCCGCCCTGCCTGCGCTCATTTGGTCTTACGTGATCTTCAAAGGCCGCCGCACCTCTCGCGGGCCGCTACTCCTGGCCTTCTTTTTGGGCACGCTCACCGTGGTGCCACTCATTTTGCTTTACGACTACCTTTGGGTTTGGTTCCCCGACCTGGACGTTTACCGCGTGATTTCCGAAAACATCGGCGAAGCCCACATCGCGGCGCTAATAACCCTGCTGGTGGTGGGCATTTTAGAGGAATGGGTGAAAAGCGGAGTCGTTCGCACCATCGATAAAACCAAAATCGGCATTCAAACCATCAATGATGCGGTCAAATATTCCATTTTAGCGGGACTCGGCTTTGCTTTCACCGAAAACATCTTTTACTTTTATGGCATCTGGCAAGCCTCCGGCAATGTCGGAGAATTTTTATTTCCCGTGATTTTCCGTTCCATTTTCACCGTCTGTGGACACATGGTTTTTTCAGGAATTTTCGGCTATTTCTACGGCATCGCTAAATTTGCTAAACCCATTTTAGAGACAAATCTTTATCTGGGTGAAAAAAATCGCAGCATTTACATCCTTTCTAAAATTCTGGGCACCGACGAGGCATCTGCTTTCAAACAATGGACTCAACTCAAGGGTCTGCTCATCGCCATGGCGATTCATACCGCCTTTAATTTTGCCCTCGAATTCAGCCAGTTCTTGCCCGTAATCCTCATCGTGGGACTCGGCTTCGCCTACTTGCTTTACCTGCTGGCGCATAAGGCCGGGAACATTGTTTTTTCAGCCAGCGGCAGCAGTGCCAGCATGGCCAAGCGCGATGTGGATGTGGTTTTAGAACTGCTCGGTATGTGGTCTCGCGAAGGCCGCCACAAAGACGTGGTCGACATCTGCCAACGCCTCCTCATGCGCGACCCAGACAACAAAGTGGTGCAACTCTTCCAAGCCAAGGCCATGGACAAGCAAAAGTTAGACAATTTGGAAAACTCCTTTTCTTCGCTCTTCAAAACTCAAGACGCCCAAATGGAAGACACCAGCATGCGTGCCCTCATCAAGCAAAAAGTGCTCATTGAAATGCTCAAAGAAAAACAGGCCCCTCAAAGCACCCCTGCCGTGACTCCTCTTCCACCGCCCCCTTCAAACGGACCCAAAATTCCCACCATTCCTAAGCCTCGCTAG
- a CDS encoding deoxyguanosinetriphosphate triphosphohydrolase, which yields MILSAQDLAQNEARVLKPYAVLSKESRGRAHPEPEDVQRLPFQKDRDRIIHCKAFRRLKGKTQVFVAHYGDHYRTRLSHSLEVAQVSRDLARMLGLNEDLAEAVSLAHDLGHTPFGHAGEQALDECLRPYGLEFEHNRQSRRIVEELEDSYPHWRGLNLSREVIEGLMKHETSWDHPASAVEQAGDMNWVRPSLEAQIVNFGDEIAYQNHDVDDGLRSGLFEEKDLQDLVLWKEAQDRVLKEYGSIADEKIRWSRTVSKMISLMIADLAEETSRRLATQSIQTLKDVYACPLPLLCFSEKMSQANVELKNFLMTRLYFHPTVLELSKKGQETIRTLFKKGIAEGKPPEELRDYIAGMTDGFASEA from the coding sequence ATGATTCTTTCTGCTCAAGACTTGGCCCAAAACGAAGCCCGCGTGTTGAAACCGTATGCGGTTTTGAGTAAAGAATCGCGCGGGCGGGCTCATCCTGAACCTGAAGATGTTCAGCGATTGCCTTTTCAAAAAGACAGAGATCGCATTATTCATTGTAAGGCTTTCCGTCGTTTGAAGGGCAAAACTCAAGTGTTTGTGGCGCACTATGGCGACCATTATCGCACGCGGCTTTCGCATAGTTTGGAAGTGGCTCAGGTGTCGCGAGATTTGGCACGCATGTTGGGACTGAATGAAGATTTGGCAGAGGCCGTTTCCCTGGCGCACGACCTTGGGCACACCCCGTTTGGACACGCCGGTGAACAGGCTTTGGATGAATGCCTGCGGCCTTACGGACTGGAGTTCGAGCACAATCGTCAAAGCCGGCGCATTGTAGAAGAACTGGAGGACTCTTACCCTCATTGGCGCGGACTCAACCTGAGTCGCGAAGTGATTGAAGGGCTCATGAAACACGAAACTTCTTGGGATCATCCGGCCTCGGCTGTAGAGCAGGCTGGAGATATGAACTGGGTGAGACCTTCGCTCGAGGCACAAATTGTGAATTTTGGAGATGAAATTGCCTATCAAAATCATGATGTGGATGATGGGCTGCGCAGTGGCCTTTTTGAAGAAAAAGATTTGCAAGACTTGGTGCTGTGGAAGGAGGCACAAGACCGTGTTTTGAAAGAATATGGCTCGATTGCAGATGAAAAAATCCGCTGGTCTCGCACGGTGAGTAAAATGATCAGTCTGATGATTGCAGACCTTGCGGAAGAAACTTCGCGGCGCTTGGCGACGCAGTCGATTCAAACCTTAAAAGATGTTTATGCATGCCCTCTGCCGCTGCTGTGTTTTTCGGAAAAAATGAGTCAGGCCAATGTGGAACTCAAGAACTTTTTGATGACGCGACTCTACTTCCATCCCACGGTTTTGGAACTCTCTAAAAAAGGACAAGAAACGATTCGTACCTTGTTTAAAAAAGGCATTGCGGAAGGGAAGCCTCCAGAAGAGCTTAGGGATTACATTGCGGGCATGACGGACGGTTTTGCTAGCGAGGCTTAG
- a CDS encoding tyrosine-type recombinase/integrase yields the protein MNSELQRLIARFLEHLEVAENKSKKTIENYHHYLQRFVDFSGEDAGRFPADLRLDDVRHYQVFLNRFEDARGRSLSVKTQDYHLIALRAFLKYLVKQDIPTLAPEKIDLKRIPERVVDFLTRDEVERLFAAVGVGRESADGRRGQLQDLAVLRDRAMLETLYSTGLRVSELVSLNRSQVDLQRMEFTVRGKGRKARLVFLSERCVEYLKTYLSKRSDNWEPLFISFGRNREDQELGLGEKRRLTACSVQDMARRTGRLAGIGKRVTPHLLRHSFATELLHNGADIRSVQEMLGHASITTTQIYTHSTNERLKEVHRKFHR from the coding sequence ATGAACAGTGAATTGCAAAGATTGATCGCTCGTTTTTTGGAACATTTGGAAGTGGCCGAAAATAAGTCCAAAAAAACCATTGAAAATTATCATCATTATTTGCAGCGTTTTGTGGATTTTTCTGGCGAAGATGCAGGGCGTTTTCCAGCGGATTTGCGTTTGGATGATGTAAGGCATTATCAAGTTTTTTTAAACCGTTTTGAGGATGCACGGGGGCGGAGTTTGTCGGTCAAAACTCAGGATTATCACTTGATTGCGCTGCGCGCTTTTTTAAAGTATTTGGTGAAGCAAGACATTCCGACTTTGGCTCCTGAAAAAATAGACCTCAAAAGGATTCCTGAGCGGGTGGTGGATTTTTTGACGCGTGATGAAGTGGAGCGGCTTTTTGCCGCGGTGGGAGTGGGGCGAGAAAGCGCCGACGGGCGGCGCGGACAATTGCAAGATTTGGCCGTATTGCGCGACAGGGCCATGCTCGAGACTTTGTATTCGACAGGTTTGCGCGTTTCAGAATTGGTGAGCTTGAACCGCTCCCAGGTGGATTTGCAGCGGATGGAATTCACGGTGCGTGGAAAAGGGCGAAAGGCTCGACTGGTGTTTTTGTCGGAGCGCTGCGTGGAATACCTCAAGACTTATTTGTCCAAACGTTCAGACAATTGGGAACCTTTGTTCATCAGTTTTGGGAGAAATCGGGAGGATCAAGAATTGGGCCTGGGCGAAAAAAGACGGCTCACGGCCTGCAGCGTGCAAGATATGGCGCGGCGAACCGGACGCTTAGCTGGCATTGGAAAACGAGTGACTCCCCACCTTTTGCGCCACTCTTTTGCGACGGAACTTTTGCACAATGGAGCGGATATTCGCAGCGTGCAAGAAATGCTGGGGCACGCTTCTATTACCACCACGCAAATTTATACGCACTCCACCAATGAGCGGCTGAAGGAGGTGCATCGGAAATTTCATCGATGA